The Euphorbia lathyris chromosome 2, ddEupLath1.1, whole genome shotgun sequence genome includes a window with the following:
- the LOC136218217 gene encoding uncharacterized protein: MKFEEENSVEILKGKEGGSELWFPGSIISQVGEYYVVKYEFGDSLGEPAIEKVKKEDVRPVPPYRRRKRWMVGDVAQVFDIRCWRLGKIVKVLKKTVFVIRLFGSIQLKEFHESSLRIWQVWHQNKWSLVPKNKAQFCGSLVYSSKLEVKRRDSCSRKRDMQKYLNVNKCLPVRMENRSNIDCLERSSKDMLSCVATHKLENCSRLVLIEDSDQCSVASCSSSNNPVDSTHRNNYKKAFADSSGNSDAESSCPSFEEKLEADIHELEFHAYKLTVQALYALGPLSWEQESLLTNLRLSLHISDEEHLLQLRHLLST, translated from the exons ATGAAGTTTGAGGAAGAAAACTCGGTGGAAATCTTAAAGGGGAAAGAGGGAGGAAGTGAGTTATGGTTTCCCGGAAGTATAATTTCACAAGTTGGGGAGTATTATGTGGTGAAGTATGAGTTTGGGGACAGTTTGGGAGAGCCGGCGATAGAGAAGGTGAAGAAGGAGGATGTTAGGCCTGTTCCTCCTTACAGAAGGAGAAAAAGATGGATGGTTGGTGATGTAGCTCAAGTGTTTGATATTAGGTGTTGGAGACTTGGCAAAATTGTTAAGGTTTTGAAGAAAACCGTTTTTGTAATTAGATTGTTTGGGTCAATTCAACTCAAGGAATTTCATGAATCTAGTCTCAGGATCTGGCAGGTTTGGCATCAAAATAAGTGGTCACTGGTTCCGAAG AATAAGGCACAATTTTGTGGTAGCTTGGTTTACAGTTCAAAGTTAGAAGTAAAGCGCAGAGATTCATGTTCAAGAAAGAGAGATATGCAGAAATACCTTAACGTCAACAAGTGTCTTCCTGTAAGAATGGAAAATAGAAGCAACATCGATTGTCTTGAAAGATCTTCCAAAGACATGCTTTCTTGTGTAGCAACTCACAAGCTAGAGAATTGTTCAAGGCTTGTTTTGATTGAAGACAGTGATCAATGCTCTGTTGCTAGTTGTAGTAGTTCAAACAATCCCGTCGACTCTACTCACCGTAACAATTACAAGAAAGCATTTGCAGATTCATCTGGTAACTCGGATGCTGAATCATCATGTCCTTCGTTTGAAGAGAAGCTAGAGGCAGACATACATGAGCTAGAGTTTCATGCTTATAAGCTAACGGTGCAAGCATTGTATGCTTTGGGACCTCTAAGTTGGGAGCAAGAGTCTCTGTTAACTAATCTTCGGCTATCCCTTCACATTTCAGATGAGGAACATCTGCTTCAATTGAGGCACCTTTTATCCACTTAA
- the LOC136218218 gene encoding guanine nucleotide-binding protein subunit gamma 2, whose protein sequence is MDSETPSSADEQLAAAATDTRGKHRILAELKRVEQEIKFSEEELEELEKTDNISTVCEELLRNVETMPDPLLSETTGPINPSWDRWFERPHESEGCRCWIL, encoded by the exons ATGGACTCCGAAACGCCCTCTTCAGCTGATGAACAACTTGCTGCTGCTGCAACTGATACCAGAGGTAAGCATCGGATTCTCGCTGAACTTAAGCGGGTTGAGCAAGAAATCAAGTTCTCCGAG GAAGAGTTGGAGGAGCTTGAGAAAACAGACAATATCTCTACTGTGTGTGAAGA aTTGCTGAGGAATGTAGAGACTATGCCAGATCCATTACTCTCAGA GACAACAGGCCCTATAAACCCATCATGGGATCGATGGTTTGAAAGACCACATGAATCCGAAGGCTGCCGATGCTGGATTCTCTGA